The genomic region TTTAGCAACTTCACCGTGTTGTTTGTTGGGTACAGCCACGAAGACACGATACTGAAGTACTTGGCCAGGGGGCTCCCGCCGGGAACAGATCGGTATGCCTTGGTCAGGTCCGATGATAGCAGTGAATTGTGGGAGAACATTGGCGTATCCAAAATACTGTTTCCGAAGACGGAAGGAGGGAACGAATACCGCGCGCTTCCAACAGCAATCACGGAATGGGCCAAACGAAACCGTATGGGGTTCCTCGATCACGAGGAGCGTATTAGCCAGATAGTGTCCCTCTCCCCACCGCTTGATCAAAATGAGATTGCCTACATCGAAGATATTCTCAAAAGAACCGCGACAGCCAGGTTGTTCGCGAGTTATGCCAGGAGTCCGGAATGGTTACGATGGTGCGAGAACCGCGGACTACTCGATGCCCTGTTTGATCCGCATGGCAAAGCTAACGATCTCGCCGACGAGTTATCTAAGTGGTTTGCGGCCAACTTTGTGGGTAATCAATCTGAAGACGGTCTCGGCACAATCCAGCGAAAAGGCCCGCTGCTGAGTGCGATCCTGTGGAACCGAATCGCCTGGCACACATGGCACCACCATGACGAGATAGATCCAGTCATCCGCGCAAAATGGATTATTCTACTCCTCCGCTCTGCTCCACACGTATTGTTCCGCAATCAATTTCTCGAATACAACCTTAGTGCCTGCAGGCCCCCTGACGATAATCGAAGCGCTCTTTTGCTCTTCGAATACTTGGTCACGCCAGAGGTTGTATTGGAGAAGGCCATCGATCTTTCCGCCTACGGCGAAACCACACGGCGGCAAGCCCGGTTTAAGGTCTCCCTTGTCGGTGATGATTACTGGGTCAGACAGTCCTGGCAGCAGGTCTTCCATCCACACATCGAATCCTTTGCAAGCGACCTTGAGCCGATAGTTACCAGTCGGCTTCAGCAAATCCACTCGCTATTGCGCGCCACCGGAGAGGCAAATGAGACCTGGGACCCAGTAAGTTATGGAAGAAGCGCCATTGAAGAACATGGCCAGAACTCAGGGTTGTACAAAATTGATATACTGATTGAAGCCGCGCGGGACATCATTGAATGTCTGCTGGTTACTAATAGCGAATTGGCTTCCTCGATTCTAAGTAAGTGGGCGGCGTCTGAATCCCCGATCTTGCAACGGCTGGCGATTTATGGGATAGCCAAATCTGAACACGTCTCCCCAGATGCTAAAATCGCCTGGGTTCTCGATGAGGGATGGCTCTTCAGGACTCAGCTAAAACATGAAGTTTTTCAACTCCTCAATGCGGCTTATCCTGCCAGCAATGAGGCAACCAAAAACGGCCTGCTGGAACAAGCCATGGCGAACCTCGCTGGGCAAGGCACGGAACCGGATGAGGCTCTGCATGCGGACTATCGCGTTTATAATCTCTTGGTGTGGCTCTCCCAGGCCGCGCCTGATTGCCCGATCACCTCGGAAAAACTCCAATATGTTCAGAGCCTCCACCCAGAGTTTGCGCCGCGTGAACACCCAGACCTCGACCACTGGATGACCTTTAGCTGGGGGGCGCCGTTTGATGAGGAATCTGCGTCCGACCCGCGATACCAACAATTCCAGACCGAAGAATTGCTCTCGAGGGAACCGGAATCCATAGTCGAATCGCTGATTGCAGAACAGGCCAGCGGCCATGTGATGAACAATGTCACTCAAGCCGTTAGGGAGTCATTCGATTGGAGATGGAAACTTGCCGAAGCCCTAAGAACTAGGGCGGTGCTCGGCACACCATTGGGAAATGCAATGATTCGTGGGTGGACACGGACTAGACTGTCTGAAACAGATTGGACCAATGTCCTCGGCCTGTTGCAGAGCGAGCAAACCCTTCTTGTGCATGCCTCGACAATTGCGGAGCTTCTCGCCAAGTCGGTGGATATTCCAGATGGCAGCCTGCCATACTCCCTGCTGTCACAGATCGAAACGATGTCTGAGATGGTATGGCCTCTGTTGGAAGCAGAACATCCAGATGAGAACGCTGGGGCCGAAGATGCGGATCCAGAAGATTGGTTATTCGAAGCCATAAACAGCCCGGGCGGCCAGGTGGTAAACTTTTGGATTTATGGTCTATCGAAAAGGCGCAGCGAGGGGAAAGAGGAATGGCAAAGCTTGCCGGAAAACGCCAGAGGCTTTTTCGAGCGAGTCCTCGTTGGGACCTCTAGGGCGGCTGAGATGGGAAGAATAGTTATGGCGGCCCACTTCAGCTTCCTCCACTCCAATGATAGTGATTGGAGTACCCGGCAATTATTACCCCTCTTCGATTGGTCCCGAGGAGAGAAGCAGGCAGAGCAAGCTTGGAATGGCTTTCTGCACATCGGAAGGTGGGATGCAGCAGCCTGCAATAAACTGCTACCTTTTATGACACAGCTATTCCCTCTGCTGTCAGTAAGGTTGGCCAAATTGCGGGAGATGATCATTAACCAATTGGCTGGTGTTTTTGTTCATTATGAGCCCGGCGAATGGTTGAGTCAGTTCCTGGTAGGTGTTCAGAATGAGGATC from Blastocatellia bacterium harbors:
- a CDS encoding DUF4020 domain-containing protein translates to MLISDVNFPDKLLTAPREGRLVIFAGAGVSMGPPSNYPDFKKLAIQVAQQSGFSEPEPNEPVERFLGRIKSQGVDVHSIVRQKLTDPASKPSQLHFGLISLFKSAADVRIVTTNFDNHLSAAAIELLGARPETYRAPALPLGHRFKGVVYLHGSVEQEPEELILTDIDFGRAYLTEAWATRFLLGLFSNFTVLFVGYSHEDTILKYLARGLPPGTDRYALVRSDDSSELWENIGVSKILFPKTEGGNEYRALPTAITEWAKRNRMGFLDHEERISQIVSLSPPLDQNEIAYIEDILKRTATARLFASYARSPEWLRWCENRGLLDALFDPHGKANDLADELSKWFAANFVGNQSEDGLGTIQRKGPLLSAILWNRIAWHTWHHHDEIDPVIRAKWIILLLRSAPHVLFRNQFLEYNLSACRPPDDNRSALLLFEYLVTPEVVLEKAIDLSAYGETTRRQARFKVSLVGDDYWVRQSWQQVFHPHIESFASDLEPIVTSRLQQIHSLLRATGEANETWDPVSYGRSAIEEHGQNSGLYKIDILIEAARDIIECLLVTNSELASSILSKWAASESPILQRLAIYGIAKSEHVSPDAKIAWVLDEGWLFRTQLKHEVFQLLNAAYPASNEATKNGLLEQAMANLAGQGTEPDEALHADYRVYNLLVWLSQAAPDCPITSEKLQYVQSLHPEFAPREHPDLDHWMTFSWGAPFDEESASDPRYQQFQTEELLSREPESIVESLIAEQASGHVMNNVTQAVRESFDWRWKLAEALRTRAVLGTPLGNAMIRGWTRTRLSETDWTNVLGLLQSEQTLLVHASTIAELLAKSVDIPDGSLPYSLLSQIETMSEMVWPLLEAEHPDENAGAEDADPEDWLFEAINSPGGQVVNFWIYGLSKRRSEGKEEWQSLPENARGFFERVLVGTSRAAEMGRIVMAAHFSFLHSNDSDWSTRQLLPLFDWSRGEKQAEQAWNGFLHIGRWDAAACNKLLPFMTQLFPLLSVRLAKLREMIINQLAGVFVHYEPGEWLSQFLVGVQNEDRARFASYVAYYLRPLSDDTKRVRWDGWISGYWYQRLQGIPRQLSAEELKQMIEWSLELEPVFDSVVELISASSAPTLGDGFLFYLINEQGLSNRHPEAVAGLLEHLLPAASECVVQSAPFMAILDDLMDANIPADRLRRITDSLLRLGAYVSPHLRGYIGGA